The Myxococcus guangdongensis genome has a window encoding:
- the glpD gene encoding glycerol-3-phosphate dehydrogenase, with protein MRSESVALRQLSAEGDIPPTKPRSERLKALATEEFDLLIIGGGVTGAGSARDAVLRGLKVALVEREDFASGTSSRSSRLIHGGLRYLEHGHLGLVFESSIERRRLLTLAPHLVRPLAFVWPVYAGARVPRWKLNAGLMLYDALSLFRNVKGYQRLNREQLHQSEPGLRTDGLKGGARYYDAATDDARLTLANALGASESGAVVLNHASVQRLDVVDGKARGAIVVDHLTGQQLTVRARAIVNATGPWSDEIRKLDAPDGNAHAVRGSKGVHVAVPRKRLGNHDALTLLSPKDGRVMFVLPADDFTIIGTTETSTRAHPAEVRASETDVAYLLESANAFFPEAHLTREDVVSAWAGIRPLSASGYHGTTDAGSASREHHIDLSPTGVLAISGGKLTTYRVMARDVVDAVEKHLGQPRRKAPTESLPLPGGDIPDLNAELAAARDVVGDAATATHLVRAYGSRWRRVWALTREDTSLARPLAPGLPYRAAEAVWGVTHELVHTLSDLLIRRLKVAFETRDLGRGAAQVAAEVMAPRLGWDEAETRRQLDTYASDALRIFGVDSAES; from the coding sequence GTGCGTTCTGAATCCGTAGCGCTCCGCCAGTTGTCCGCAGAGGGGGACATTCCGCCGACGAAGCCTCGCTCCGAGCGGCTGAAGGCCCTCGCCACCGAGGAGTTCGACCTGCTCATCATCGGGGGCGGTGTCACCGGCGCGGGCTCCGCGCGCGACGCCGTCCTGCGCGGACTCAAGGTCGCCCTCGTGGAGCGCGAGGACTTCGCCAGCGGCACGTCCAGTCGCTCGTCCCGCCTCATCCACGGCGGCCTGCGCTACCTCGAACACGGCCACCTGGGCCTCGTCTTCGAGTCCAGCATCGAGCGCCGCCGCCTCCTCACGCTCGCGCCCCACCTGGTGCGCCCGCTCGCCTTCGTGTGGCCCGTCTACGCCGGCGCGCGCGTGCCCCGCTGGAAGCTCAACGCGGGCCTCATGCTCTACGACGCCCTCTCCCTCTTCCGGAACGTGAAGGGCTACCAGCGCCTCAACCGCGAACAGCTCCACCAGTCCGAGCCCGGCCTGCGCACCGATGGCCTCAAGGGCGGCGCGCGCTACTACGACGCCGCCACCGATGACGCCCGCCTCACCCTGGCCAACGCGCTCGGCGCCTCCGAGTCCGGCGCCGTCGTCCTCAACCACGCCTCCGTCCAACGCCTGGACGTCGTCGACGGCAAGGCCCGCGGCGCCATCGTCGTGGACCACCTCACCGGTCAGCAGCTCACCGTGCGCGCTCGCGCCATCGTCAACGCCACCGGGCCGTGGAGCGATGAGATCCGCAAGCTCGATGCCCCCGACGGCAACGCCCACGCCGTGCGCGGCAGCAAGGGCGTGCACGTCGCCGTGCCTCGCAAGCGCCTGGGCAACCACGACGCCCTCACGCTGCTGTCCCCCAAGGACGGCCGCGTGATGTTCGTGCTCCCCGCCGACGACTTCACCATCATCGGCACCACGGAGACCTCCACGCGCGCGCACCCCGCCGAGGTCCGCGCGAGCGAGACGGACGTCGCCTACCTCCTCGAGTCCGCCAACGCCTTCTTCCCCGAGGCCCACCTCACCCGCGAGGACGTGGTGAGCGCCTGGGCCGGCATCCGCCCCCTCTCCGCCAGCGGCTACCACGGCACCACCGACGCGGGCAGCGCCAGCCGTGAGCACCACATCGACCTCAGCCCCACCGGCGTGCTCGCCATCAGCGGCGGCAAGCTCACCACCTACCGCGTCATGGCGCGCGACGTCGTGGATGCGGTGGAGAAGCACCTCGGCCAACCGCGCCGCAAGGCTCCCACCGAGTCACTGCCCCTGCCCGGCGGCGACATCCCCGACCTGAACGCGGAGCTCGCCGCCGCGCGCGATGTCGTCGGCGACGCGGCCACCGCCACGCACCTGGTGCGCGCCTACGGCAGCCGCTGGCGCCGCGTCTGGGCGCTCACCCGCGAGGACACCTCACTCGCCCGGCCGCTCGCTCCCGGTCTGCCCTATCGCGCCGCCGAGGCCGTGTGGGGCGTCACCCACGAGCTGGTGCACACGCTCTCCGACCTGCTCATCCGTCGACTCAAGGTTGCCTTCGAGACCCGGGACCTCGGTCGCGGCGCCGCCCAGGTGGCCGCCGAGGTCATGGCCCCTCGCCTGGGTTGGGACGAGGCCGAGACACGCCGTCAACTCGACACCTACGCCTCCGACGCGCTGCGTATCTTCGGTGTCGACAGCGCTGAATCCTGA
- a CDS encoding SlyX family protein produces the protein MDESRITELELRYMQQQETLQELSDVLYQQQRVIEALRVELDLLKKKLEAEPGLVDARQQERPPHY, from the coding sequence ATGGACGAGTCGCGCATCACCGAGCTGGAGCTTCGCTACATGCAGCAGCAGGAGACGCTGCAGGAGCTGAGTGACGTGCTCTATCAGCAGCAGCGAGTCATCGAGGCGCTGCGCGTGGAGCTGGACCTCCTGAAGAAGAAGCTGGAGGCCGAGCCCGGCTTGGTGGACGCCCGTCAGCAAGAGCGTCCACCGCACTACTGA
- a CDS encoding sensor histidine kinase → MSLTGLASWWFVLPGTTALLLSLTTVLLVALAGGVGPAWLATLMGTLLLMLGPASPSSPSAPSTIVLFLVVGALASLLAARRVPVEERVTAPSLAPPAPSSGLEAQLLRSLNDAVLATDNRGVVRYLNPAAAHLLQCSESDALGVPLSHVLRSRPESGSFPLRQAAPPRTWSQWPRALKRRDGGELPIEECTVSLRGADDEELGAVWVFRDATARRQHELERARLLEREHAALAEAQVQRERMESLFLQAPVAIAVFRGPDHVCELLNPQACALLEVDAHAIGKPLRDLQPAMDPGMLRLLDDVYRDGKPFSGREVPLASASPYVAPAFSRPQRFHDFSWQPWCDARGVVQGVMAVAVEVTGLVVARRAAEDLARDLREVVQSRDEFLSIASHELRTPITSVQLQLQFLLRGAPAMGSEATASLVRRRVESTLRSVAQLHQLVATLLDVSRIRAGRLDLHRERVDLSSLTQELVSRVQEDAAGARCPVRLVVSEPLVGHWDRVRLEQVITNLLSNAFKYGAQQPVDVHVTREDGYARLSVKDQGIGIAAEDHARIFQRFERAVSQRHYGGFGLGLWIVRQIVEALQGDIRVESAPHAGSTFIVRLPLQDSATSADASL, encoded by the coding sequence GTGAGCCTCACGGGCCTCGCCTCGTGGTGGTTCGTCCTGCCCGGAACCACCGCGCTGCTGCTGTCGCTCACGACCGTGCTCCTGGTGGCGCTCGCGGGCGGCGTGGGCCCCGCCTGGTTGGCGACCCTGATGGGGACGCTCCTCCTCATGCTCGGTCCCGCTTCGCCTTCGAGCCCCTCCGCGCCGAGCACCATCGTCCTCTTCCTCGTCGTGGGGGCGCTCGCCTCCCTCCTGGCGGCGCGACGTGTCCCGGTGGAGGAGCGCGTCACGGCGCCCTCGCTCGCACCCCCCGCGCCGTCCTCCGGACTGGAGGCGCAGTTGCTGCGAAGCCTCAACGACGCGGTCCTGGCCACCGACAACCGGGGCGTCGTGCGCTACCTCAACCCCGCGGCCGCGCACCTGCTGCAGTGTTCGGAGTCGGATGCCCTGGGCGTTCCCCTGTCGCACGTGCTGCGCTCCCGTCCCGAGTCGGGCTCCTTCCCGCTGCGTCAGGCGGCGCCTCCCAGGACATGGTCCCAGTGGCCGCGCGCGCTGAAGCGACGCGATGGCGGAGAGCTGCCCATCGAGGAGTGCACCGTGTCCCTGCGCGGGGCCGACGACGAGGAGCTCGGCGCCGTGTGGGTGTTCCGGGATGCGACGGCGCGTCGACAGCATGAACTCGAGCGCGCGCGGTTGCTCGAACGTGAGCACGCGGCGCTCGCCGAGGCGCAGGTCCAGCGCGAGCGCATGGAGTCACTCTTCCTCCAGGCCCCCGTCGCCATCGCCGTCTTCCGAGGACCGGACCATGTCTGTGAGCTGCTCAACCCCCAAGCCTGCGCGCTGCTGGAGGTGGATGCCCACGCCATCGGCAAGCCGCTGCGAGACCTGCAGCCCGCCATGGACCCCGGCATGTTGCGGCTCCTCGATGATGTCTACCGCGACGGCAAGCCCTTCTCCGGGCGCGAGGTGCCCCTGGCCTCCGCGTCCCCCTACGTCGCCCCCGCGTTCTCCCGGCCGCAGCGCTTCCACGACTTCAGCTGGCAGCCCTGGTGTGATGCCCGAGGCGTCGTCCAGGGCGTGATGGCCGTCGCCGTGGAGGTGACGGGACTGGTGGTGGCCCGGCGCGCCGCGGAGGACCTGGCGAGGGATTTGCGCGAGGTGGTGCAGTCCCGCGACGAGTTCCTCTCCATCGCGAGCCACGAGCTGCGCACCCCCATCACCTCCGTCCAGCTCCAGCTCCAGTTCCTGCTGCGTGGCGCTCCGGCGATGGGCTCCGAGGCGACGGCCTCGCTCGTGCGTCGCCGCGTCGAGTCCACGCTGCGCTCCGTCGCCCAGCTCCACCAGCTCGTCGCCACGTTGTTGGATGTTTCGCGCATCCGCGCGGGACGACTCGACCTGCATCGCGAGCGGGTGGACCTGTCGTCGCTCACCCAAGAGCTGGTGTCCCGGGTCCAGGAGGATGCGGCGGGCGCGCGATGTCCCGTGCGGCTCGTGGTGTCCGAGCCGCTCGTCGGCCACTGGGACCGTGTGCGTCTGGAGCAGGTCATCACCAACCTGCTCTCCAATGCCTTCAAGTACGGCGCGCAGCAGCCCGTGGACGTCCACGTCACGCGCGAGGACGGCTACGCGCGCTTGAGCGTGAAGGACCAGGGCATCGGCATCGCCGCCGAGGACCACGCCCGCATCTTCCAACGCTTCGAGCGCGCCGTGTCCCAGCGCCACTACGGTGGCTTCGGACTGGGCCTCTGGATCGTCCGGCAGATCGTCGAGGCGCTCCAGGGCGACATCCGCGTGGAGAGCGCGCCCCACGCGGGGTCCACCTTCATCGTCCGGTTGCCGTTGCAGGACTCGGCCACCTCGGCCGATGCGTCCCTCTGA
- a CDS encoding tetratricopeptide repeat protein, producing the protein MEAEQQQPLTEAVPAVKRRRWRADQGLRGMLVVCGVAFLIHLIPLLLPRNMPEQELSIARATSRPEQRVRLLLPLREHPKATPAELREAAELLLDGAPSEAHELVLEAERREPEALETQLLLARVCEVERMERCVRTALERANQLAPTDARPDVFRAELRERGGDTVGASEAMKAAFEKAPGEPLIGLRYARLLSAARLPSEAFSVLTTLRGKVPLARLLVEQALVLRADGQGAEAVAVLRKATLEDPRLSLAHFELGLALFRLGDLDGAQDALRQADRLDLGSPKSLAALCAMQLEARRIDDARLTRMDLERRFSGRMELIRQSCSLP; encoded by the coding sequence ATGGAAGCGGAGCAGCAGCAACCCCTCACCGAGGCTGTGCCCGCCGTGAAGCGGCGGCGCTGGCGGGCCGACCAGGGCCTGCGCGGCATGCTGGTGGTGTGCGGCGTGGCGTTCCTGATTCACCTCATCCCGCTGCTGCTGCCCAGGAACATGCCGGAGCAGGAGTTGAGCATCGCGCGAGCCACCTCGCGGCCCGAGCAGCGCGTCAGGCTGCTGCTTCCCTTGCGCGAGCATCCGAAAGCGACGCCCGCGGAGCTGCGTGAAGCCGCGGAACTGCTGCTCGACGGCGCCCCCTCCGAGGCACACGAGTTGGTCCTGGAGGCGGAGCGACGGGAGCCCGAGGCGCTGGAGACGCAGCTGCTGCTCGCGCGCGTCTGCGAAGTGGAGCGGATGGAGCGCTGTGTCCGCACTGCGCTGGAGCGGGCGAACCAGCTCGCCCCCACGGACGCTCGGCCCGACGTGTTCCGAGCGGAGCTCCGGGAGCGCGGGGGCGACACGGTGGGCGCGTCCGAGGCGATGAAGGCCGCGTTCGAGAAGGCCCCTGGGGAGCCGCTCATCGGGCTTCGTTACGCGCGACTCTTGAGTGCCGCCAGGCTGCCCTCCGAGGCGTTCTCGGTGCTGACGACGCTGAGGGGCAAGGTCCCCCTGGCGCGACTGCTGGTGGAGCAGGCGTTGGTGTTGCGCGCGGACGGCCAGGGCGCGGAGGCCGTGGCGGTGTTGCGCAAGGCGACGCTGGAGGACCCCAGGCTCTCGCTCGCGCACTTCGAGCTGGGGTTGGCCTTGTTCCGTCTGGGAGACCTGGACGGCGCCCAGGATGCCCTGAGACAGGCGGACCGGCTGGATTTGGGGAGCCCCAAGTCCCTGGCGGCCCTGTGCGCGATGCAGCTCGAAGCGCGTCGAATCGACGACGCGCGACTGACGCGGATGGACCTCGAGCGCCGTTTCTCCGGACGCATGGAGCTCATCCGTCAGTCGTGCAGCCTGCCGTGA
- a CDS encoding zf-HC2 domain-containing protein: MSTCRESELDALLAGELSPEDAARVRAHADTCAACKHALAWQRAERGWMAQRARREPRRAALSFEALEARLAARAPTPVVRQPPREGEWRHWGKMLMAAAAAVAFVGLVLPRGGGSGPSVDEPWSREVLVTGGVEACEDAAAALEARVGACLIASPVLALRRD; encoded by the coding sequence ATGAGCACGTGCCGCGAGAGCGAGCTGGACGCGCTGCTGGCCGGAGAGCTTTCACCCGAGGACGCCGCGAGGGTGCGCGCGCACGCGGACACCTGCGCCGCCTGCAAGCACGCGCTGGCGTGGCAGCGCGCCGAGCGCGGGTGGATGGCCCAGCGCGCGCGCCGCGAGCCCCGCCGCGCCGCCCTGAGCTTCGAGGCGCTCGAGGCACGCCTCGCCGCCCGCGCGCCGACGCCCGTCGTGCGTCAGCCTCCGCGCGAGGGCGAGTGGAGACATTGGGGGAAGATGCTGATGGCCGCCGCCGCGGCCGTGGCCTTCGTGGGGCTGGTGCTGCCCCGGGGCGGCGGGAGCGGCCCCAGCGTGGACGAGCCGTGGAGCCGCGAGGTGCTCGTCACCGGAGGCGTGGAGGCGTGCGAGGACGCCGCCGCCGCGCTGGAGGCCCGGGTGGGCGCGTGCCTCATCGCCTCACCCGTGCTGGCCCTGCGTCGGGACTAG
- a CDS encoding TonB-dependent receptor yields MPPPTEPKTNTVVRGTRAPQNASELTLGRDILDAAPRSGAVDLLRAVPGLVASQHSGEGKAHQLFLRGFDALHGQDVELDVAGLPVNEVSHIHALGYADLNFVIPEVVQALEVTEGSYRASQGDFAVAGTVRMDLGVKEQGVHIAGTLGQYRQRRLVATVRPGEDPETFAAVELGEARNYGTQRGYGRASLLAQATTRLTDGLTLRALGGSYVTRFDSPGVVREDTLLAGQQDFFSASTPRQGGTVSRHQLLLGVELPRSGKGRTKLELFGILSDLRLRNNFTGFRVDERGDGLEQTNDSIILGARAEHRRTVTMFGRPVALALGLGARRDGVEQTQRRYRESDGTFFSDEIDAHFTQTDVWGWAEGRMVLGRWALRIGGRADALGVEVFDALAFRDPRFYDGQGYSRSAFGVHLGAKAGLEYALSDDATTWRLFASYGDGFRSPQARSLSEGERAPFVSVHGAEVGARKDGETWAVQLSVFGSQVENDFFFDHTVGTTVYTGETLRSGVTASLQARPVPGLVAALSGTVAHAYVTKTDTLLPYFAPFVARADVGWEHPLEWSWLSAEPTLFTVGTGLTFIGPRPLPFDEQSRSVFLTDLDLGLRRGELGLKLEVRNLLDARWRDGEFVYSSRFDPSAPASLVPARHFTAGSPRMASLTLEVHL; encoded by the coding sequence GTGCCTCCACCCACGGAGCCGAAGACCAACACGGTGGTCCGAGGCACGAGGGCACCCCAGAACGCCTCGGAACTCACCCTCGGTCGAGACATCCTGGACGCGGCGCCGCGCAGCGGAGCCGTGGACCTGCTCCGCGCCGTGCCCGGCCTCGTGGCCTCGCAGCACAGCGGAGAGGGCAAGGCACACCAGCTCTTCCTGCGCGGCTTCGACGCCCTGCACGGCCAGGACGTGGAGCTCGATGTCGCGGGCCTCCCGGTGAACGAGGTCAGCCACATCCACGCGCTCGGCTACGCGGACCTCAACTTCGTCATCCCCGAGGTCGTCCAGGCGCTCGAGGTGACAGAGGGTTCGTATCGCGCATCACAAGGTGACTTCGCCGTCGCCGGCACGGTGCGCATGGACCTGGGCGTCAAGGAGCAGGGCGTCCACATCGCGGGCACACTGGGCCAGTACCGACAGCGGCGATTGGTGGCCACCGTGCGCCCGGGCGAGGACCCGGAGACCTTCGCCGCGGTGGAGCTCGGCGAGGCCCGGAACTACGGCACCCAGCGCGGCTACGGCCGGGCCTCCCTCCTCGCCCAGGCAACGACGCGGCTCACCGACGGCCTCACCTTGAGGGCCCTCGGAGGCAGCTACGTCACACGCTTCGACTCGCCCGGCGTCGTGCGCGAGGACACCCTGCTCGCCGGCCAGCAGGACTTCTTCTCCGCCTCCACGCCACGACAGGGAGGCACCGTCTCCCGGCACCAACTCCTGCTCGGCGTCGAGCTCCCCCGTTCGGGCAAGGGCCGCACGAAGCTCGAGCTCTTCGGAATCCTCTCGGACCTGCGGCTGCGCAACAACTTCACCGGCTTCCGGGTGGACGAGCGGGGTGACGGACTCGAGCAGACGAACGACTCCATCATCCTCGGAGCGCGCGCCGAGCACCGTCGCACGGTGACGATGTTCGGCCGTCCCGTGGCCCTGGCGCTCGGCCTGGGCGCCAGGCGCGACGGCGTGGAGCAGACGCAGCGGCGCTACCGCGAATCGGACGGCACCTTCTTCTCCGACGAAATCGACGCCCACTTCACGCAGACGGATGTCTGGGGTTGGGCCGAGGGGCGCATGGTCCTCGGACGCTGGGCGCTGCGAATCGGAGGACGCGCGGACGCGCTCGGTGTCGAGGTCTTCGACGCGCTCGCCTTCCGAGACCCGCGCTTCTACGACGGCCAGGGCTACTCCCGCAGCGCCTTCGGTGTGCACCTGGGCGCGAAGGCGGGTCTCGAGTACGCGCTGTCGGACGACGCGACCACCTGGCGGCTGTTCGCCAGCTACGGCGACGGCTTCCGCTCGCCCCAGGCACGCAGCCTCTCCGAGGGAGAACGAGCCCCCTTCGTCTCCGTGCATGGCGCCGAGGTGGGCGCGCGCAAGGACGGAGAGACCTGGGCCGTGCAGCTCAGCGTCTTCGGCTCGCAGGTGGAGAACGACTTCTTCTTCGACCACACCGTGGGCACCACCGTGTACACGGGTGAGACGCTCCGCTCGGGAGTGACGGCGTCACTCCAGGCGCGCCCCGTGCCCGGCCTCGTCGCGGCGCTGAGTGGCACGGTGGCGCACGCCTACGTGACGAAGACCGACACGCTGCTCCCCTACTTCGCGCCCTTCGTCGCCAGGGCGGACGTGGGCTGGGAGCATCCCCTCGAGTGGTCCTGGTTGAGCGCCGAGCCCACCCTCTTCACGGTGGGCACGGGGCTGACATTCATCGGCCCGCGCCCGCTGCCCTTCGACGAGCAGAGTCGCTCCGTCTTCCTCACCGACCTGGACCTCGGCCTGCGCCGGGGAGAGCTGGGGTTGAAGCTGGAGGTGCGCAACCTCCTGGACGCGCGCTGGCGTGATGGCGAGTTCGTCTACAGCTCCCGCTTCGACCCGAGTGCCCCGGCGAGCCTCGTCCCGGCCCGACATTTCACCGCGGGGTCGCCTCGAATGGCCTCGCTCACCCTGGAGGTCCATCTATGA
- a CDS encoding S8 family serine peptidase, giving the protein MKRWVWLGLLGGAVACTKVPDREPSVTEEVCPGTEELSLPGTASQALSPLAGADGAEPVLITFRPRVSASAVSNLDTLTESARRVGAQVHRRFPHLNTVAAKVTPEARAALEQDPDVLRVEPDRVVRAFGMPSLLSPSLLQGVLPNTSGSTGEYTAGLHRVQAPMVWDANNDGVLDDGAPSGTGIKVCIIDSGWDNRHPELAAAYLEGKDFLDGDDEPLDQSRSGGVVKWGGGHGTHTAATIAAQLGAGAHVRPGEEPNGVAGVAPTVSLLVARVLDVNGDGNTSNVIAAMDWCIERGAHIASLSLGSIAPSQTEEEAFKRAFEAGMVAIAATGNRGTEEKSYPAGYENVIAVGAIDANNAWAPFSQYGKDFVSLVAPGVGILSATIVGGAPYGDVDVGGTRFASEPLEYTGVGKYAGRMVYCGLGERVSSCGEGATCDGFVALVDRGGGILFKEKALNAIRAGAKAIVVGNNTSEDGAGNFTLTDPEDFWVPTTSVTLVNANSLKGLVGQDVTVDVSGLDYLRQSGTSMATPHVAGVAALVLGACPKLTNVQVREVLQKTALDLGDAGKDIKFGHGLVQAKAAVEEARRVCPPAP; this is encoded by the coding sequence ATGAAGCGTTGGGTCTGGCTCGGGTTGCTCGGTGGGGCGGTGGCGTGCACCAAGGTCCCCGACAGGGAGCCCTCGGTCACCGAGGAGGTCTGTCCTGGGACGGAGGAGCTGTCGCTGCCGGGGACCGCGAGTCAGGCGCTCAGCCCGCTCGCCGGCGCGGATGGCGCGGAGCCGGTGCTCATCACCTTCCGTCCCCGCGTGTCCGCCAGCGCCGTGTCCAACCTGGACACGCTCACCGAGTCGGCCCGACGCGTGGGCGCCCAGGTCCACCGCCGCTTCCCCCACCTGAACACCGTCGCCGCGAAGGTGACCCCCGAGGCCCGCGCGGCGCTCGAGCAGGACCCCGACGTGCTGCGCGTGGAGCCGGACCGCGTGGTGCGCGCGTTCGGCATGCCGAGCCTGTTGTCCCCGTCCCTGTTGCAAGGTGTGCTGCCCAACACGAGCGGCTCCACGGGCGAGTACACCGCGGGCCTGCACCGGGTGCAGGCGCCCATGGTCTGGGACGCGAACAACGACGGCGTGCTGGATGACGGCGCGCCCTCCGGGACCGGCATCAAGGTGTGCATCATCGACAGCGGCTGGGACAACCGGCACCCGGAGCTGGCGGCGGCGTACCTGGAGGGCAAGGACTTCCTCGACGGGGACGACGAGCCGCTGGACCAGTCGCGCTCGGGCGGCGTGGTGAAGTGGGGTGGCGGCCACGGCACGCACACGGCGGCGACCATCGCGGCGCAGCTGGGCGCGGGCGCGCACGTGCGGCCCGGCGAGGAGCCCAACGGCGTGGCGGGCGTGGCGCCCACCGTGTCGCTGCTGGTGGCCCGCGTGCTCGACGTCAACGGCGACGGCAACACGTCCAACGTCATCGCCGCCATGGACTGGTGCATCGAGCGCGGCGCGCACATCGCCTCGCTGTCGCTGGGCTCCATCGCGCCCTCGCAGACGGAGGAGGAGGCCTTCAAGCGCGCGTTCGAGGCGGGCATGGTGGCCATCGCCGCGACGGGCAACCGGGGCACGGAGGAGAAGTCCTACCCCGCGGGCTACGAGAACGTCATCGCCGTGGGCGCCATCGACGCGAACAACGCGTGGGCGCCGTTCTCCCAGTACGGCAAGGACTTCGTGTCGCTGGTGGCGCCGGGCGTGGGCATCCTGAGCGCGACCATCGTCGGCGGCGCGCCGTACGGCGACGTGGACGTGGGCGGCACGCGCTTCGCCTCCGAGCCGCTGGAGTACACCGGCGTGGGCAAGTACGCGGGGCGGATGGTGTACTGCGGCCTGGGCGAGCGCGTGTCGTCGTGCGGCGAGGGCGCCACGTGTGACGGCTTCGTCGCGCTGGTGGACCGCGGCGGCGGCATCCTGTTCAAGGAGAAGGCGCTCAACGCCATCCGCGCCGGCGCGAAGGCCATCGTCGTCGGCAACAACACCAGCGAGGACGGGGCGGGCAACTTCACGCTCACCGACCCGGAGGACTTCTGGGTGCCGACGACGTCCGTCACCCTGGTCAACGCCAACTCGCTCAAGGGGCTGGTGGGACAGGACGTGACGGTGGACGTGTCGGGCCTGGACTACCTGCGCCAGTCGGGCACGTCCATGGCCACGCCGCACGTGGCGGGCGTCGCCGCGCTGGTGCTGGGCGCGTGCCCCAAGCTCACCAACGTCCAGGTGCGCGAGGTGCTGCAGAAGACGGCGCTGGACCTGGGCGACGCGGGCAAGGACATCAAGTTCGGCCACGGCCTGGTGCAGGCCAAGGCCGCGGTGGAAGAGGCCCGGCGCGTCTGCCCTCCCGCGCCGTGA
- a CDS encoding DUF2007 domain-containing protein — MKRVQFSVHRTVGEARLLAGTLEAEGMSVQVRGESLAPLTGEIPSGETWVELWLHPEDVEQARAVVAELRENQEEASRTVECPGCREENPGNFELCWSCGVELPRGLRPRLRAV, encoded by the coding sequence ATGAAGCGTGTGCAGTTCTCCGTGCACCGCACGGTGGGAGAAGCGCGGCTGCTGGCGGGGACGCTGGAAGCCGAGGGAATGTCCGTCCAGGTGCGCGGCGAGTCGCTTGCCCCGCTGACTGGAGAGATTCCGAGCGGCGAGACGTGGGTGGAGCTCTGGCTCCATCCCGAGGACGTGGAGCAGGCGCGAGCGGTGGTCGCGGAGCTGAGGGAGAACCAGGAGGAGGCGTCGCGCACGGTGGAGTGTCCGGGGTGTCGGGAGGAGAACCCAGGCAACTTCGAGCTGTGCTGGAGCTGCGGGGTCGAATTGCCTCGAGGCCTCCGGCCGCGACTTCGGGCAGTGTGA
- a CDS encoding quinone oxidoreductase family protein, translated as MRAIRYHETGGPEVLRLEEVTDPTAGPGQVRIRVKAAGVNFADTERRRGLYDATSPLPRILGSEAAGVVDQVGPGVDSRWVGKRVVALAQHSYAELATTSVDELLELPEHVSFEEAAGLLVQGLTAWHLLFTSAQVQKGRRVLIHAAAGGVGLRAIQLAKTLGAVVLGTVSSVEKAALAREAGADEVFVYGGAESVSDWVKQVTGGSGVELVLDSVGASTWASSLESLAPFGHLVSYGSASGPPPTLEVETLYAKSLKVSAYWLRTPHPAALQRQAREALGQALADGRLRVKLGLVVGLEEATQAHRQLESRATVGKVVLRVA; from the coding sequence ATGAGAGCCATTCGCTACCACGAGACAGGCGGTCCGGAAGTGTTGCGGCTGGAGGAGGTAACAGACCCGACAGCCGGTCCGGGACAGGTGCGCATCCGGGTGAAGGCCGCGGGCGTGAACTTCGCGGACACAGAGCGCCGTCGAGGCCTCTACGACGCGACATCCCCTCTCCCACGAATCCTCGGAAGCGAAGCCGCGGGCGTCGTGGACCAGGTCGGCCCAGGTGTCGACTCGCGCTGGGTCGGCAAGCGAGTGGTGGCCCTCGCGCAGCACAGCTACGCGGAGCTCGCGACGACCTCCGTGGATGAGCTCCTGGAACTTCCCGAGCACGTGTCCTTCGAGGAGGCCGCGGGACTCCTGGTCCAGGGCCTCACGGCCTGGCACCTCCTCTTCACGTCAGCGCAGGTGCAGAAAGGCCGCCGAGTCCTGATTCATGCCGCGGCGGGAGGCGTGGGTCTTCGCGCCATCCAGCTCGCCAAGACCTTGGGAGCAGTAGTGCTTGGAACGGTGTCGAGCGTGGAGAAGGCCGCGCTCGCGCGGGAGGCCGGCGCCGATGAAGTCTTCGTGTACGGAGGCGCGGAGTCAGTCTCGGATTGGGTGAAGCAGGTAACGGGAGGCAGCGGCGTGGAGCTGGTGCTGGACTCAGTAGGCGCCAGCACCTGGGCGAGCAGCCTCGAGTCGCTCGCGCCTTTCGGCCATCTGGTGAGCTACGGGAGCGCCAGTGGACCTCCGCCAACACTGGAGGTGGAGACGCTCTACGCGAAGTCACTGAAGGTCAGCGCGTACTGGTTGCGCACACCACACCCCGCCGCGCTGCAACGCCAGGCGCGTGAGGCATTGGGTCAGGCCCTCGCGGACGGACGACTTCGGGTGAAGCTGGGATTGGTGGTCGGGTTGGAAGAAGCCACCCAAGCCCACCGGCAGCTGG